A stretch of DNA from Nitrosopumilus zosterae:
TCCACGGTAAATCTAATTTTAAGGCCATGAGATTTTGCATATTCTACAGTTTCAACTGCTCTTCTAAGTGCTTCTTCTCTTGAAATGCGTAGCTTGTCTTTAAGATGAATGTCTGAAATTCCTAAATAAGCGGCACACCATTTTGCATCACAATCTAACGAAATATCTATGTCTTCTTTGAGTGCACGTCCGTGAGAAACAATGTCTGCCTTTAATCCTTGTTTGATAATTGTTTTAGTTGCTTCTTTATGATCACTTGAAACTACTGGTGATATCTCTATTTGATCTACTCCAAAATAATCTAGCATCCATGCAATCTGAATTCTCTGTTTGTTTGTGAATGACACTCCTGGATGCTGTTCTCCTTCCCTTAGAGTACTGTCTAAGACTCTGATCTTCTTTGGATTTTTGTCATATGCGTTATACAGGTTTGCATAGTGATTCGGATCTTTCATTACTGATATCGGTGATATGAATTGATGATATAAACATATTCGTACTATCTTCGTTGAAAAAAACTATTATTGATCCTAAATTAGTTATGAAACAAATATTGTTTGCGAAAGTCGTTTTTAGATTATTTTTCTCAAAATTATCACGGTGTTTGTATCTACCACACCTGGAATCTTTCTTAATGCATCAATTGTGTTGTTAATTTCAGCAATACTTGATGCGCTTATTATCGTTGTAATGTCGTATTGACCCGTTATTTCATAGACTGTTTTTACTCCTTCTAATTTTGCAAGTTTGAGGGAAACTTTGGATGTATCGGTAGCTGAATCTACTGAAACTAGGACAATTGCACTCGTTGCATTTTCCTCGCCAAGTTCCAGGGTGAATTTCTTGATTGTACCACTGTCTACTAAATTTTTTACACGCCTTCTGACTGCTGACTCAGAAAGTTTTAATTTTTTACCGATATCGACAAACGATTCTCTAGCGTCTTCTTTCAGGTATCCGATAATTTTCTCGTCTACTTTATCCTTGTACATCTCTTTTTTGCTCCTCTTCAGTAAGTACGGAATCTAGAGCATGTAAAACTTTTGTTATGTCATCTTCGGAAATCACTAGTGGAGGAAGCACTCTGAGTATGTTTCTTCCTGAATATAACATAAGGACGCCTTTGTCTATTAATCCCATCAAGATGTCTCTTACTTCAAATTTTAATTCTATTCCTATCATCAGTCCCTTTCCGCGAATTTCTCTAATTATGGTGTGCTTTTCTTTTAATTTCTCTAAACCTTCTCTGAATATCTTGCCCATTTTTTCAGAATTTTCTATTAACCCATCTTCTGTCAGTGCTTTAAGAGCTGCAGTCCCTGCAGCACATGATAGCGGGTTTCCGCCAAATGTCGAAGAATGTTCTCCTTTGCTCATTGCAGCAAGAATGTCTGGTCTAACAAGAGTTGCACCCATTGGAACGCCACCTGCGATTCCTTTTGCTAGACACAAAATATCTGGTGCAGTATTCCAATGCTCGCATGCCCATAATCGTCCTGTTCGTCCCAAACCAGCTTGTATTTCGTCAAAAATTAACAGAATTCCTTTTTCATCACATAGTTTTCGCACATCTTGCAAAAATCCCTCTGGTGCAACAATTATCCCGCTTTCGCCTTGAATTGGTTCCAAAATCACAAATGCAGTATCATCATCAATTGCTGCACGAACTGATTCAATGTCTCCAAAGGATGCAAATGAAACTTTTTCGACCAATGGTTCGAATGCCTTTTTGTATTTTGGATTAAATGTTAATGATAATGCTCCAAGTGATTTACCGTGATATGATCCCTTCATTGCAACCATTCCTTTTTTACCTGTGAACTTTCTTGCAAACTTTATTGCTGCTTCAATTGCTTCTGCACCGCTGTTGTTTAGATGAACTTGCGTGAGTCCTTTGGGTGCTAATCCGATTAATGTTTTCAAAAACTCTTCTCTTGTTTTGTTGTATAGGGAACTATGTACTGTAATTATTTTATCAACTTGTTCTTTTATTGCATTGTTGACTCTTTGATTTTGATGGCCTACTAGTGCAACTCCGTATCCTCCCATACAATCGATGTATTCTTTTCCATTACTATCCCATACATGAGATCCTACTCCTCTTTCAACTGTAACTGGAAATCTCTGATAGAGACTTCCCATAAATTGATCTTCACTCATGCTCAATCACCGTGCAACTATCCTCTGCAATTGCTGAAGATATGGGGTTTTCTTTTTGACCATTTGCAATTAGGGCTTTTTTTACTCCCATATCTAATGCTTCTGTTGATGCCAAAATCTTTTTTTCCATTCCAGGCCCAATTTTTGGTCTGATCTCTTTTGCTTCTGCTAAAGTTAATTTTGGAACAAGTTTGTCATCCATTAGCAATCCATCTACATTTGTAATGAATAGTACCTTGTCACACCCTACTTTACCTGCAATGTATGCTGCAGCTCTATCCCCATCAACATTGAGAAATTCTGATTCTTCGCTAATTGCTATGGGTGAGATAACTGGGGTTAATCCCTGTTCTAGGAGTAATTTGATGAAATTAGAGTTGATATCGGTAATTTTTCCTGTATATCCGCCATCAATTGCCTGTTTTCTGCCTTTTTCGTTAACAATGAGAAGTTTCTTTTTTCTGTCAGCTTGAATGATTTTGGCATCTACACCTGAAAGACCAATCGCATTAATTCCGTTTTTTTGAAGCATCTGAACAATTGTTTTGTTTATTCTGCCTGACATTACCATTGTAAAAATTTCTGCAGTTTCTTTGTCAGTATATCTGCTCTTTATTCCACTAGGAGATGTCACAAATTTTGGTTCTTTTCCAAGTTCTTCACAAACTTTTGTAACCTCTTTTCCTCCACCGTGAACTAAAATCAATCCTTCTGACTCTGCTACTTTTTTAATATCTGAAATTGTTGATGGATGTAAATTATCTACTACACTTCCACCAATCTTGATTGTGATCATTTCTATACTGGAGTCAATGGGGTGTTCCTTAGTCCGTCCATTTCATCAAAACCACACATTACATTCATGTTTTGAATGGCAGAACCTGCGGCACCTTTCATCAAGTTATCTGATGCAGACAATGCGATTAATCTATTATTGTCTTCATCTAAATCAAATCCGATGTCACAAAAGTTTGAACCAACTAAGAATTTTGGATCTGGGAATTTGTATAATCCTTTTTTATCTCGAATTAATCTGATGAATCTTTCTTCACCATAAGCTTGACGATATAATTTCCATAATTCTTTTTCTTCAATATCTTTTTTCAAGAATGTGTGATTTGTACACAAAATTCCACGAACCACATCCACTGCATGTGGGCTCATTGAAACACGAATTTTATGTCCTGCAATTTCACTAAGCTCCTGTTCTATTTCGCCAGTGTGTCTGTGTTTTGCAGGTTTGTATGGTCTGATGACTCCAGCTCTCATTGCATGTGCGGTCCCTGAACCAGAACCTGCGCCAGAAGAGCCGATTTTAGAATCT
This window harbors:
- the lysM gene encoding HTH-type transcriptional regulator LysM → MYKDKVDEKIIGYLKEDARESFVDIGKKLKLSESAVRRRVKNLVDSGTIKKFTLELGEENATSAIVLVSVDSATDTSKVSLKLAKLEGVKTVYEITGQYDITTIISASSIAEINNTIDALRKIPGVVDTNTVIILRKII
- a CDS encoding [LysW]-aminoadipate/[LysW]-glutamate kinase, which gives rise to MITIKIGGSVVDNLHPSTISDIKKVAESEGLILVHGGGKEVTKVCEELGKEPKFVTSPSGIKSRYTDKETAEIFTMVMSGRINKTIVQMLQKNGINAIGLSGVDAKIIQADRKKKLLIVNEKGRKQAIDGGYTGKITDINSNFIKLLLEQGLTPVISPIAISEESEFLNVDGDRAAAYIAGKVGCDKVLFITNVDGLLMDDKLVPKLTLAEAKEIRPKIGPGMEKKILASTEALDMGVKKALIANGQKENPISSAIAEDSCTVIEHE
- the argC gene encoding N-acetyl-gamma-glutamyl-phosphate reductase — encoded protein: MKVGVVGASGYVGGETLRLLVNHPDVEIAMVTSRQHVGEYLHRVQPSLKGFTDLMFSELDYDKLTDQCDLVFTAVPHGTATEIVKALYDRGIKVIDLSADYRLHNQDAYDKWYGWEHPHPDYLAKSVFGVPELHREAIKKAQLVSCPGCMAVTSMLALAPLIRNDIIDTEHIVVDSKIGSSGAGSGSGTAHAMRAGVIRPYKPAKHRHTGEIEQELSEIAGHKIRVSMSPHAVDVVRGILCTNHTFLKKDIEEKELWKLYRQAYGEERFIRLIRDKKGLYKFPDPKFLVGSNFCDIGFDLDEDNNRLIALSASDNLMKGAAGSAIQNMNVMCGFDEMDGLRNTPLTPV
- a CDS encoding aspartate aminotransferase family protein, with translation MSEDQFMGSLYQRFPVTVERGVGSHVWDSNGKEYIDCMGGYGVALVGHQNQRVNNAIKEQVDKIITVHSSLYNKTREEFLKTLIGLAPKGLTQVHLNNSGAEAIEAAIKFARKFTGKKGMVAMKGSYHGKSLGALSLTFNPKYKKAFEPLVEKVSFASFGDIESVRAAIDDDTAFVILEPIQGESGIIVAPEGFLQDVRKLCDEKGILLIFDEIQAGLGRTGRLWACEHWNTAPDILCLAKGIAGGVPMGATLVRPDILAAMSKGEHSSTFGGNPLSCAAGTAALKALTEDGLIENSEKMGKIFREGLEKLKEKHTIIREIRGKGLMIGIELKFEVRDILMGLIDKGVLMLYSGRNILRVLPPLVISEDDITKVLHALDSVLTEEEQKRDVQG